A stretch of the Triplophysa dalaica isolate WHDGS20190420 chromosome 19, ASM1584641v1, whole genome shotgun sequence genome encodes the following:
- the dusp4 gene encoding dual specificity protein phosphatase 4 codes for MVTMDELCEMDCGVLKRLMKDDSAKCLVLDCRSFLAFSAAHIRGAVNIRCNTIVRRRAKGSVSLDQILSGDDEVRARLKAGLYSAVILYDERTSDTNNIKDDSTITLVHNALCRDIFRTDIFLLKGGYDRFSTQYPDYCLKTKTLPVSTPPSTVGASCTSCATPQHDQGGPVEILPFLFLGSAFHASKKDMLDGMGISALLNVSSNCPNHFEGAYQYKCIPVEDNHKEEISSWFTEAIEFIDSVKDSNGRVLVHCQAGISRSATICLAYLMKKKRVRLEEAFEFVKQRRSIISPNFSFMGQLLQFESQVLATSCSVEAASPSATLGPKSSSTPTSPFIFSFPVSVVTHSQPSSLTFLQSPITTSPSC; via the exons ATGGTCACGATGGACGAACTTTGTGAGATGGATTGCGGTGTTTTGAAAAGGTTGATGAAGGACGACAGTGCGAAATGTCTGGTATTGGACTGCAGGTCGTTTCTGGCATTCAGCGCCGCTCATATTCGTGGTGCTGTAAATATCCGCTGTAACACCATAGTTCGGAGGCGAGCGAAAGGCTCCGTGAGTTTGGACCAAATCCTGTCCGGTGACGATGAAGTCAGAGCCCGTCTGAAAGCAGGCTTGTATTCCGCCGTGATCTTGTACGACGAGCGGACGTCAGACACAAACAATATCAAAGACGACAGCACCATCACTCTTGTGCATAACGCATTGTGTAGGGACATATTTAGGACGGACATCTTTCTGCTGAAAG GAGGCTACGACCGATTTTCCACACAGTATCCCGATTACTGTTTGAAAACCAAAACATTACCCGTCTCCACCCCTCCATCGACCGTGGGGGCCAGCTGCACCTCCTGCGCGACTCCACAGCACGACCAG gGTGGCCCTGTGGAAATCCTCCCCTTTCTGTTTCTTGGCAGTGCATTCCACGCATCTAAAAAGGACATGTTAGATGGTATGGGCATTTCAGCTCTACTCAATGTATCTTCGAACTGTCCCAACCATTTTGAAGGAGCGTACCAGTACAAGTGCATCCCAGTAGAAGACAACCATAAGGAGGAAATCAGCTCCTGGTTCACCGAAGCAATTGAATTCATAG ACTCCGTCAAGGATTCCAACGGGCGCGTCCTGGTGCACTGTCAGGCCGGCATCTCGCGGTCGgccactatctgcctggcctaCCTGATGAAGAAGAAGCGGGTGCGTCTGGAAGAGGCCTTCGAGTTCGTTAAACAAAGACGTAGCATCATCTCTCCAAACTTTAGTTTCATGGGTCAGCTGCTGCAGTTTGAGTCTCAGGTGCTGGCCACTTCCTGTTCTGTAGAAGCCGCCAGTCCTTCCGCCACCCTCGGCCCCAAGTCTTCCTCCACCCCCACGTCACCCTTCATCTTCAGCTTCCCTGTGTCGGTAGTGACGCACTCCCAGCCCAGCAGTCTTACGTTCCTACAGAGTCCAATCACAACCTCGCCGAGCTGCTGA